One Brachyspira pilosicoli P43/6/78 genomic window carries:
- the tgt gene encoding tRNA guanosine(34) transglycosylase Tgt, producing the protein MSFSFEVLKNSSQTHARLGKIEVNGVVIDTPVFMPVGTKATVKALTPAMIEETESKIILANTYHLVLKPGLEVIKKFGGVKKFMNWKGAMLTDSGGFQVFSLAQLRKITDEGVEFRSHIDGSKYFFTPKSVMEAEHIIGADFIMSFDECCKADADYNYAKEAMLRTHKWAKECKEYHDSTPNSEYQYLGGIIQGGMFDDLRKESAETLVNMDFPFYSIGGLSVGETPEKMHEVLSKVMLYTNKQKPRYLMGVSEPRDILNAVMEGIDMFDCVMPTRNARNGEAFTMNGVVRIRNSKYRMDDTVLEEGCDCYTCKNFSKAYLNHLDKSHEILFSILMTIHNIRFMQRFMKDLRNSIENDNFSEYRNTMMRKFYDNE; encoded by the coding sequence ATGTCATTTTCTTTTGAAGTATTAAAAAACTCTAGTCAGACACATGCTAGACTTGGTAAAATAGAAGTTAATGGTGTTGTAATAGATACACCTGTTTTTATGCCTGTAGGAACTAAGGCTACAGTAAAAGCATTAACGCCTGCTATGATAGAAGAAACTGAAAGTAAGATTATACTTGCTAATACTTATCATTTGGTTTTAAAACCTGGTTTAGAGGTGATAAAAAAATTCGGCGGAGTTAAAAAGTTTATGAATTGGAAAGGGGCAATGCTTACAGATTCCGGCGGTTTTCAGGTTTTTTCACTTGCTCAATTAAGAAAAATTACTGATGAAGGAGTTGAGTTTAGGTCTCATATAGACGGCTCAAAATATTTCTTTACACCAAAAAGCGTAATGGAAGCAGAGCATATTATAGGTGCTGACTTTATAATGAGTTTTGATGAATGCTGTAAGGCAGATGCTGATTATAATTATGCTAAAGAGGCAATGCTTAGAACTCATAAGTGGGCTAAAGAATGTAAAGAATATCATGACAGTACCCCTAACAGCGAATATCAGTATTTAGGCGGTATAATACAGGGCGGAATGTTTGATGATTTGAGAAAAGAAAGTGCTGAAACTTTGGTTAATATGGATTTTCCTTTTTATTCTATTGGCGGGCTTTCTGTTGGAGAGACTCCAGAGAAGATGCATGAGGTGCTTTCTAAAGTTATGCTATATACAAACAAGCAAAAACCTCGTTATTTGATGGGAGTTAGTGAGCCTCGTGATATACTTAATGCTGTAATGGAAGGCATTGATATGTTTGACTGCGTGATGCCTACTAGAAATGCTAGAAATGGTGAAGCTTTTACTATGAATGGGGTTGTGAGGATTAGAAACTCAAAATATAGAATGGACGATACTGTGTTAGAAGAAGGCTGCGACTGCTATACTTGTAAAAATTTCTCTAAGGCTTATCTTAATCATCTTGACAAATCTCATGAAATACTATTTTCTATACTTATGACTATACATAATATAAGATTTATGCAGAGATTTATGAAAGATTTAAGAAATAGTATAGAAAATGATAATTTTAGCGAATATAGAAATACTATGATGAGAAAATTTTACGATAATGAATAA
- a CDS encoding amino acid ABC transporter substrate-binding protein — translation MKRILILFSMIIFAISCSKTETQNTQTGADNSLQKVKEKGKLVLGLDDTFAPMGFRDEAGNVVGFDIDLAQEVANRLGVKLEVKPIDWASGILSLNKGDVDMLWNGFTINETRKQQINFSKPYLNNRLIIVKSSDRKDINSKEDLKGKVLGVQVGSNQEALEADPISKEAKEVRPYDVNVNAFLDLQAKRIDVVVIDEVAARYYIAEENVNFEVVENSPLTEELYGIGFRKNDVELLNAVDKALDDMRADGKAAEISTKWFGKDIVVK, via the coding sequence ATGAAACGTATATTAATTTTATTTTCTATGATTATTTTTGCTATATCTTGTTCAAAAACAGAAACGCAAAACACTCAAACAGGAGCTGATAACTCTCTACAAAAAGTAAAAGAAAAAGGCAAATTGGTATTAGGATTAGATGATACTTTTGCACCTATGGGTTTTAGAGATGAGGCTGGAAATGTAGTTGGTTTTGATATAGATTTAGCTCAGGAAGTAGCTAATCGTTTGGGAGTAAAATTAGAAGTTAAGCCTATAGATTGGGCAAGCGGTATATTAAGCTTAAACAAGGGTGATGTTGATATGCTATGGAATGGTTTTACAATAAATGAAACTAGAAAACAGCAAATTAATTTCTCTAAGCCATATCTTAATAACAGACTTATAATAGTAAAATCTTCTGACAGAAAAGATATTAACAGCAAAGAAGATTTGAAAGGAAAAGTTTTAGGTGTACAGGTTGGAAGCAATCAGGAAGCATTAGAAGCTGACCCTATAAGTAAAGAAGCTAAAGAGGTTAGACCTTATGATGTTAATGTTAATGCTTTCTTAGATTTACAAGCTAAGAGAATAGATGTTGTTGTAATAGATGAAGTAGCAGCACGTTATTATATAGCTGAAGAAAATGTTAATTTTGAGGTTGTAGAAAATAGCCCATTAACTGAAGAGCTTTATGGTATAGGTTTTAGAAAAAATGATGTAGAATTATTAAATGCTGTTGACAAAGCTTTAGATGATATGAGAGCTGATGGAAAAGCAGCAGAGATTTCTACTAAATGGTTTGGTAAAGACATCGTTGTAAAATAA
- a CDS encoding tetratricopeptide repeat protein, with protein MAKDYSEQIKKYNEILNNNPNDINALTSLARIYIKENKLNEAEKYYNKILENNSDNTEALYIIGFINMQRNNYKKAIENFIKLIELGIDNSFIYEYLSIMDKNNRETFLNKAIEKHNTDKLRKKDYERISYMAYQSYKWRMYDFALHYAELAYSIKQTNDIINLLGCICFYKGEYDKALSYFHELNFNCNKTNIYALCNIASCYRKKNSNNMAIKYLDKAKELDDSNKLIYFNIGTIYDKLGNRKSALENFNKAIEIDSNYTEAIDAKNLISI; from the coding sequence ATGGCAAAAGATTATAGCGAACAGATAAAAAAATATAATGAAATATTAAATAATAACCCTAATGATATTAACGCCCTCACTTCTTTAGCAAGAATATATATAAAAGAAAACAAATTAAATGAGGCTGAAAAATATTATAATAAAATATTAGAAAACAATTCTGATAATACTGAAGCTTTGTATATTATAGGTTTTATTAATATGCAAAGAAATAATTATAAAAAAGCAATAGAGAATTTTATTAAATTAATAGAACTTGGCATAGATAATTCTTTTATATATGAATATTTATCTATAATGGATAAAAACAACAGAGAAACATTTTTAAATAAAGCAATAGAAAAGCATAATACAGACAAATTAAGAAAAAAAGATTATGAAAGAATATCATATATGGCTTATCAAAGCTATAAATGGAGAATGTATGATTTTGCTTTGCATTATGCTGAGCTTGCCTATTCAATAAAGCAAACTAATGATATTATAAACCTTCTTGGCTGTATTTGTTTTTATAAAGGAGAATATGACAAAGCACTTTCATATTTTCATGAGCTTAATTTTAATTGCAATAAAACAAATATATATGCATTATGCAATATTGCTTCTTGTTACAGAAAGAAAAACAGCAATAATATGGCTATAAAATATTTAGATAAAGCAAAAGAATTAGATGATAGTAATAAATTAATATATTTTAACATAGGAACTATATACGATAAACTTGGAAATAGAAAATCAGCATTAGAAAACTTCAATAAAGCTATAGAGATAGATTCTAATTATACTGAAGCAATAGATGCCAAAAACTTAATATCTATATAA
- a CDS encoding amino acid ABC transporter substrate-binding protein, translating to MKRIITLFFIFIFAISCSKTQNASQASSAADNSLQKVKESGKLVLGLDDTFAPMGFRDEEGNIVGFDIDLAKEVANRLGVELVAKPVDWSSVVLSLKKGDVDVVWNGFAINETRKEQVNFTKPYLNNRLMIVKNADRDDIKTKDDLKGKILGVQTGSSNYESLEADPISKETKEIRQYDIYANAFLDLEAKRIDAVIVDEIVARYYISKENADFELLEEYPITAKSFGVGVRKTDTELLNAIDKALDDMRDDGKAAEISTKWFGKDVFVRG from the coding sequence ATGAAACGTATAATAACTTTATTCTTTATATTTATTTTTGCTATATCTTGCTCAAAAACACAAAATGCCTCACAAGCATCTTCTGCCGCAGATAATTCTTTACAAAAAGTGAAAGAAAGCGGAAAACTTGTATTAGGTTTAGATGATACTTTTGCACCTATGGGTTTTAGAGATGAAGAAGGAAATATAGTTGGCTTTGATATAGACTTAGCCAAAGAAGTTGCAAACCGCCTCGGGGTGGAGTTGGTTGCTAAACCTGTAGATTGGTCTAGCGTCGTATTGAGCTTAAAGAAAGGAGATGTTGATGTGGTATGGAATGGATTTGCTATTAATGAAACTAGAAAAGAGCAAGTTAATTTTACTAAACCATATCTTAATAACAGACTTATGATAGTGAAAAATGCTGACAGAGATGATATTAAAACTAAAGATGATTTAAAAGGAAAAATATTAGGAGTACAAACAGGAAGCAGCAATTATGAATCATTAGAAGCTGACCCTATAAGCAAAGAAACTAAAGAAATTAGACAATATGATATTTATGCTAATGCTTTTTTAGATTTAGAGGCTAAGAGAATAGATGCTGTGATAGTAGATGAAATAGTGGCTCGTTATTATATATCTAAAGAGAATGCTGATTTTGAACTTTTAGAAGAATACCCAATTACAGCTAAATCATTTGGAGTTGGAGTTAGAAAGACAGATACAGAATTATTAAATGCTATTGATAAAGCTTTAGATGATATGAGAGATGATGGAAAAGCTGCCGAAATATCTACTAAATGGTTTGGTAAAGATGTTTTTGTAAGAGGATAA